From Malaciobacter mytili LMG 24559:
GAAAGCACTTTAATAGATATAATGAAGAAAGTTGATAGTAATGTTGAATTATCTTCTTTACCTAAATTTGTTGATGGAGTTAGAAAAACAGTTATTTCTTTAAACTCTGTGGATAAAAATAAAGTTGAATCTAATTTTTCAATGTTTAAAGAGTATTTAGATAAAAATCAAATAGAGTATGTTTTAAAAGATATTAGTATTTAATTTGGCTTTGTATAAAAATTAAATTTAAAACTTTTATCTTCAGGATATTTAGCTAGATTAAAATCTTCATATACTTTTTTACATAACGGATGATTTTTTTTCATCCCTTCTGTTGCAAAAACATTTGCTCTTCCAAAATTTGGGAAAACCCCTTTCCCACTTGCATACATAAAAGCTAAATTACAATGTGCTTCTGTATATCCTTGTTTTGAGGCTGCTTCAAAATATTTAACTGCAAGTTTATAATCTTTTTCAATGGCAATTCCATTTAATAAAAACTTCCCTATCATATTTTGTGCAGCAGCATAATCAGCTTGACTTAATTCTAAAAAAATATTATATGCTTTTGTCAGATTAAAATAAGGTGAATTTCTATTTAAATATAGTTTTGCTAAATAATATGCTGATTTTTTATCTTTTAAAGTTGCTGCTTTTAAAAGTAAATCATGAGCAGCTTCTGTATTTTGTTGTATTTCTATACCTTTTAAATGTATCATTGCTAATCTAAAAATGGCTTTTGTATTCTCTTGTCTTGCCAATTGTTTATAATAACTTAAAGCTTTTAATGTTCCTTCTTTTTTCTCTAAACTTTCCACTTCTTCATAAGTTAAAGCAAAAGAAAAACTAAAAACTAGCGATACAAATAGTAGGTATTTTATCATTTTATCTCTTTTTTTATATGGGGTTTTAAAGCTGTTACAATTTCATAAGAAATAGTATTATGTATTTTAGCTAAATTTTTTGCATCATCAAATAAACAAACTTCTTCATCATCACTATTTATTGAAAGATTATCCATTGATACTCTACCTAAAACTTCATAACCTTTAGGAGTAATATATTTGTGTGATTCATTTAATCTAAAAAAACCATCACCATATCCCACATCATATGTTGAGACACACATTTCCTCTTTTGCTTCATATGTTCCTCCATAACCAACTTTTTCACCTTTTTTTAAAGTTCTTGTTGCCATTTTTTTTGCCCACAATGATAAAATTGGTTTTAAATCTGGATTAGTAATAATAGTGTCGCTTTCAAGATACCCATAAGTTGCAATACCCACTCTTGCAAAATCATCATCATAATCCTTAAATCTAAATAAAGCAGATGAATTAGCAGAATGAAACTTAGGAAAAGGTAAAAAAAGTTGTTCACATATACTTTTTACTTCTTTTTTTATTTGTCCAAAAATTGCCTTTTGCCAATAAAACTCAGTTGATAAAACATCAGCACTTCTATAGTGTGTGAATAAGCCTGTGAATTTTAAGTTTCTCTTACAAATACCATCAATAGCCTCTTTAAGCTGATTTTTATTTATTCCATTTCTATGCATACCTGTATCAACTTTAAGATGAATATTCCAATTTTGGGGAATTTTTTCAAGTTGTTCAAGTGAGTTTACAGCTATGTGAAAAGTGTGTGAAT
This genomic window contains:
- a CDS encoding alanine racemase, which produces MGKIVINKTNLFHNLEIISKQAKGKEKVAIVLKDNAYGHGLLEIAKLSNEFGIKKAVVQTLDEAIKIEKLFDEILILAEDIFHTYSHTFHIAVNSLEQLEKIPQNWNIHLKVDTGMHRNGINKNQLKEAIDGICKRNLKFTGLFTHYRSADVLSTEFYWQKAIFGQIKKEVKSICEQLFLPFPKFHSANSSALFRFKDYDDDFARVGIATYGYLESDTIITNPDLKPILSLWAKKMATRTLKKGEKVGYGGTYEAKEEMCVSTYDVGYGDGFFRLNESHKYITPKGYEVLGRVSMDNLSINSDDEEVCLFDDAKNLAKIHNTISYEIVTALKPHIKKEIK
- a CDS encoding tetratricopeptide repeat protein: MIKYLLFVSLVFSFSFALTYEEVESLEKKEGTLKALSYYKQLARQENTKAIFRLAMIHLKGIEIQQNTEAAHDLLLKAATLKDKKSAYYLAKLYLNRNSPYFNLTKAYNIFLELSQADYAAAQNMIGKFLLNGIAIEKDYKLAVKYFEAASKQGYTEAHCNLAFMYASGKGVFPNFGRANVFATEGMKKNHPLCKKVYEDFNLAKYPEDKSFKFNFYTKPN